The Methylopila sp. M107 genome contains the following window.
GACGAGGCTCGGCGCGAAGGCGTGGCCGCCGGACCCGTCGGCGACGAAATACAGGTCCTTGGTCTTCGCCGGGTTCGCGGTGGCCTCCAGCGCCAGTCGCCCAGGATTGGCGATCGGCCCCGCCGGAAGGCCCGAAACCACATAGGTGTTGTAGGGCGTGCGCGACTGGATGTCGGCGCGCGTCAGGCTGCGGCCGAGCGTGCCGCGCCCGCCGACGAGCCCGTACACGATGGTCGGGTCGGACTGCAGGCGCATGCCGCGCGCCAGCCGGTTGGCGAACACCGCCGCGACCTGCGGCCGTTCCGATGCGATCCCGGTCTCCTTCTCGACCAGCGAGGCGAGCGTCACGAGCTCTTCCGGGCTCTTGAGCTTCGAGGCCGGATCGCGGTTCTTCCAGATTTCGGCGACCACCGCCTCGCGATGCTGCTTCATGCGCGCGAGGAGCTGCTCGCGCGGGGTCCCGCGCGTGAACCTGTAGGTCTCGGGCAGCAGCGTCCCTTCGGCCGGCGCTTCCTTGATCTCGCCGGTCAGCAAGTCCTGGTCGCGCAGGCGGTCGACGATCTGGAGGCTGGTCAGCCCCTCGGGGATCGTGACCGCATGCTCGATCGACTTGCCCGAGACGATGATCTCCATCGCCTCGCGCATGCTGATATTGGCCGGGAAGGCGTATTCGCCGTAGCGCAGCCTGTCCTTGACGCCGTAGGCGCCGACTGCGGCCTTGAACACGTTGGCGCTGCTGACGACGCCGGCGCGCTCGAGGCTGTCGGCGATCTCCCCGATTCCGGCGTTGCGCGGGATCATGACCGTGGTGGCCTCCGTGAGCGGCCCCGCCGCGTCGAATTCGGACTTGCCCCAATAGGCCACGCCCCCGACGCCGATCGCGACCAGGGTCAGGAAGGTCAGCACTCCGCTCAGATAGCCGACGAGCGCCCCGTCGCGGCGCCGTCGGCGGCGCTTCGCGGGCGGCGCGGATTTCGGAGCCGTCCCGGAGGCCGGCCTCTGCGCCGTCTCTCGCGGCGCGCCGGGCTTGGCGTCATCGGGACGGGGTGATTGCGGAGCGAGGGCCATTTGCGGAATTCAATCCTCGACGCAGTCGTGTCCGGCGCTGGCGCGCCTTCCCATCGTGCAGAGACACAGGATCGATGTCCCCACCGAACGCGAGCAGTCTACAAGGGATTGTGGCGAAAGCCCCAGCGCTCGCGCGACTGTGTTGGTTTCGAGCATCGCCGGTTCAGATACGCCTGCCGAGGCGCCGCCGTTGGATCCTCCTCCGTGCGCAGCACGGGGGAGGAGAACCGCCGAAGGCGGTGGAGGGGGCGGCCGTAGGGCAGAACCGCTCGTAGCCCCCGCCGTCCCGCGCCGAAGCGGAGCTGAGAACCGCGTATGTCAATGAAGCGGCGGCGCGAACCCGCCCCCTCCACCATGCTTCGCATGGTCCCCCTCCCCCGCTAAAGCGGAGGAGGAACCGAGGCCGCGCCGCCTTACGCCTCGGGGCGCTTGAACACCAGCGAGGCGTTGGTGCCGCCGAAGCCGAACGAGTTCGACAGCGCATAGTCGATCTCGGCGGGCTTGGCCTTGTGCGGCACGAGGTCGAGCGCGGTCTCGACCGACGGATCGTCGAGATTGCGGGTCGGCGGCGCGATCTGGTCGCGGATCGCGAGGATCGAGAAGATCGCCTCGACCGCGCCGGCTGCGCCGAGGAGATGGCCGATCGCCGACTTGGTCGACGACATCTTGATCTTGGCCGCCGCGTTGCCGACGAGGCGCGTCACCGCGCCGAGCTCGATCTCGTCGCCGAGCGGCGTCGAGGTGCCGTGCGCGTTGATGTAGCCGATCTCGCTCGCGTCGATGCCGGCGCGCTTCAGCGCCGCCTTCATGCAGCGATAGGCGCCGTCGCCGTCCATGGCGGGGGCGGTGATGTGGAAGGCGTCGCCCGACATGCCGTAGCCGACGATCTCGGCGTAGATCCTCGCGCCGCGCGCCTTGGCGTGCTCGTATTCCTCGAGCACCACCACGCCCGCGCCCTCGCCCATGACGAAGCCGTCGCGCGCGCGGTCGTAGGGGCGCGAGGCGCGCTCGGGCTCATCGTTGAAGCCGGTCGAGAGCGCCTTGCAGGCCGCGAAGCCCGCGACCGCGATGCGGCAGACCGGCGATTCGGTGCCGCCCGCCACCATCACGTCGGCGTCGCCGAGCATGATCAGCCGCGAGGCGTCGCCGATCGCGTGCGCGCCGGTCGAACAGGCGGTGACGACCGCATGATTCGGACCCTTGAGCTTGTGCTTGATCGACACATGGCCCGAGGCGAGGTTGATCAGGCGGCCGGGAATGAAGAACGGCGACACCCGGCGCGGACCCTTGTCGCGCAAGGTGTTGGCGCCTTCCTCGATGCCGGGAAGGCCGCCGATGCCGGAACCGATCAGCACGCCGGTCGCGCAGCGGTCCTCCTCGGTCTCGGGGGTCCAGCCGGAATCCGCGAGCGCCTGGTCGGCGGCCGCGACCGCGAAGGTGATGAAGTCATCGACCTTGCGCTGCTCCTTGGGCTCCATGGCGAGGTCGGCGTTGTACTCGCCCTCGCCGGTCCCGCGCGGAATGATGCCGGCGACGCGCGCCGGCAGGTCGTCCACCTGGAACTGCGTGATCGGCCGGAGGCCGCTCTCGCCGGCGAGGAGGCGGCTCCAGACCGCCTCGACGCCGGAGCCGAGCGGGCACACCACGCCAAGACCCGTGACGACGACGCGCCTCATCGAGCCGTCCTCATGCTGAGACTGTCGCAGAACGTCATGCGGGCCTTCGTGCAGCTCAGGCCCTCAGGCCTGGGCGGCGTTCTTTTCGAGGAACTTGGTCGCGTCGCCGACCGTCAGGATGGTCTCGGCGGCGTCGTCCGGGATCTCGCAGCCGAATTCTTCCTCGAACGCCATGACGAGTTCGACGGTGTCCAGGCTGTCGGCGCCGAGATCGTCGATGAAGCTCGCATTCTCGGTGACCTTCTCGGCGTCGACGCCGAGATGCTCGATCACGATTTTCTTCACCCGTTCGGCAATGTCGCTCATTTCACTTCCCTCGATTGGCGTGTTCGGAAGACCGCCCCGCCGGACCGTTCCGGTCCAGACGTGACGTCCGGTCCGCGATTCCTCCGATCGGGCTTTGTGGAGGCGGTCGGCGTTCCGGGCAAACGTTTTCGACGATGCCGCCGTGTTTTTTCCTCAAGGCGGCGGCTCTTTCGAACGCCGTCATCCCCTAAGGAACGGCGGGTTCGTATCATGTTAACCGGACAGGCGCCAGACGCCCCCAACCGGTCATTATCAGCGTTCAGATCATCGCCATTCCGCCGTTGACGTGCAGCGTCTGGCCCGTGACGTAGGCGCTTTCGGAAGCCGAAAGATAGACCGCCGCCGCAGCGACGTCCGGCCCGACGCCGAAGCGGCCCGCCGGAATGTGCGCGAGCGCGCCCTCGCGCTGCTTCTCATTGAGCGCGTCGGTCATCGGGCTTTCGATGAAGCCGGGCGCGATGCAGTTGACCGTGACGTTACGGCTCGCGACTTCGGCCGCGAGCGACTTCGACATGCCGATCAGCCCGGCCTTGGAGGCGGCGTAGTTACCCTGCCCCGGATTGCCCGTGACGCCGACGACGGACGTGATTCCGATGAGCCGGCCGTAGCGGCGCTTCATCATGCCCTTGAGCGCCGCGCGGTAGAGCCGGAAGCCGGCCGCGAGGTTGACCTGTATGACGTCGGACCACTCCTCGTCCTTCATGCGGAGGAAGAGGTTGTCGCGCGTAATGCCTGCATTGTGGACCAGAATGTCCAGCCCGCCGAGGGCGGCTTCAGCGGCTCCCGGCAGCGCGTCGACGGCGGCGGGGTCCTTGAGGTCGGTCGGCAGCACATGGGCGCGCTCGCCGAGTTCGCCGGCCAGCGCCTCGAGCGCCTCGCGGCGCGTGCCCGAAAGCGCGACGGTCGCGCCTTGCGCGTGCAGCGCCTTGGCGATGGCGCCGCCGATGCCGCCGGTCGCGCCGGTGACCAGCGCGAAGCGGCCGGTGAGGTCGAACATGTTTGGTCCTTTCAGCCTTGGGCCGAGAACGCCGCTTCGGCCTTCAGCCGCGCGACGTCTTCCGGCGAGCCGACCGACTCGCCGGTCGCCCCGGAGGCGATCCGCTTGACGAGGCCGGACAGCACCTTGCCGGCGCCGATTTCGTAAAACCGCGTCACTCCCGCGCCCGCCATAAAGGCGACCGATTCGCGCCAGCGCACCGCGCCGGTGACCTGCTCGACCAGCCGGGCGCGGATCGCTTCCGGCTCCGTCAGGGGACCCGCCGTGACATTGGCGACCAGCGGGGCCGCGGGCGGCGAGATCGTCACGCCGGCGAGCGCCTCGCGCATGGCGTCGGCGGCCGGCTGCATGAGCGCGCAATGGAACGGGGCGGAGACCGGCAGCAAAACAGCGCGCTTGGCCCCGCGGGTCTTGGCCAGCGCGATCGCGCGCTCGACCGCCGCTTTCGCGCCCGAGACCACGACCTGGCCGGGCGCGTTGTCGTTGGCGGCGGCGAGCACCTCGCCCTCGGCCGCTTCGTCGGCGACCGCGCGGGCGGCGTCGAGATCGAGGCCGAGCAGGGCCGCCATCGCGCCCTCCCCGACGGGAACCGCCTTCTGCATGGCGTCGCCGCGAATGCGCAGAAGTTTGGCGGCGTCGCTGATCGAGAGGCTTCCGGCGGCGGCGAGCGCCGAATATTCGCCGAGCGAATGGCCGGCGACGAACGCCGCGTGGCGGCCGACGTCGAGACCGGTCTCGGACTGCAGAACCTTAAGCGTCGCGAGGCTCACCGCCATCAGCGCCGGCTGGGCGTTCGCGGTCAGGACGAGCTTGTCCTCGGGCCCTTCGAAGATCGTGGCCGAGAGGCTTTCGCCGAGGCTCGCGTCGACTTCCTCGAACACGGCGCGGGCGGCGGCGAAATTGTCGGCGAGCGCGCGGCCCATGCCGACCTGCTGGCTGCCCTGCCCCGGAAAGATCAATGCGATGCTCAAGAGCGCGCTCTCCTCGGCCCCTTGGCCGAATGGAGGCGTGCAAAGCAGGCGCGCGCCGCCCCTGTCAAGCGGCGGGCCGTCTTAAAGCGGGCGCGTCACGTCGCGTGCGGAACGCTGGACCCCAGCGCCGCGCCGTTCGTCTGGACGGGCTCGACCACCTCGTCGCACCAGACCTTGAAGCTTTTCAGGTTGTTCGGCCCGAACGCGTTGGTCAGCGCGACGTCCGCCGCGTCGCGGCCGCGGCCCATGACGATCCGGCCGATCCGCGGATGATTGTGCCGCGCGTCGAACGTGTACCAGCGGCCGCCGAGATAGACCTCGAACCAGGCCGAGAAATCCATCGGCGCCGGGTCGACCGGCACGCCGATGTCGCCGAGATAGCCGGTGGCGTATCGGGCGGGAATGTTCATGCAGCGGCACAAAGTCACCGCAAGATGCGCAAAATCGCGGCAGACGCCCTTTCGCTCCTGATTGGCCTCGTAGGCCGATTTGGTCGCCCGCGCATAGCCGTAGCCGAACTGGATGCGGTCATGCGCATAGTCGACGATCGCCTGGACGCGCCGCCAGCCTTTCGGGGTGTTCCCGAACAGCCGCCACGCCTCGTCGACCAGCCTGTCGGTCTCGCAATAGCGCGAGCCGAGCAGATAGATCAGCGTGTCGTTGGGCAGGTCCTCGACCGCGAGCTGGATCGCGTCCTCGGCGACGACGTCGGGCTCGCCGCTGTCGGCGACGATCGCGTCGGCGCGCAGCGCGAAGTCGCCCGCCGGCGCGAGCATGGTGCTGCAGATGTTGCCGAAGCCATCGGTGTAGACGGAGATCGGCACATGCGGCGAGGCCGAGATCGTGTCCGGCGTCAGCAGGTCCTTCTCGCGGCTCGGATGGACGTTCAACATCGCGAGCAGCGGCGTGGGCTGCCAGAACGTGTGGACGATCTCGAAACCGACGTGGATCTTCATGGATGTCTTGGCCTGGAGCGGGCCTTGGCGCATGCAGGCATGGCGACTCGGCGTAACGCGGCGCGCGTCCCGCGACGCGCTGTGATCGGTTGAACGCTCATTGTCTCCATTGGTTGCAGACGGATTCCGCGCCGCATCCGCCCTATGTGTGTTCGACGGCGCCCCGGCGGCCCTGCAAGTCCGGCGCCGCGTGACGTCCCAGTCTGTCGGGAGACAATTTATGAGCGCATCCGAACCGGACGACCGCCGCGCCCGCGGCAGGAAAGT
Protein-coding sequences here:
- the fabF gene encoding beta-ketoacyl-ACP synthase II produces the protein MRRVVVTGLGVVCPLGSGVEAVWSRLLAGESGLRPITQFQVDDLPARVAGIIPRGTGEGEYNADLAMEPKEQRKVDDFITFAVAAADQALADSGWTPETEEDRCATGVLIGSGIGGLPGIEEGANTLRDKGPRRVSPFFIPGRLINLASGHVSIKHKLKGPNHAVVTACSTGAHAIGDASRLIMLGDADVMVAGGTESPVCRIAVAGFAACKALSTGFNDEPERASRPYDRARDGFVMGEGAGVVVLEEYEHAKARGARIYAEIVGYGMSGDAFHITAPAMDGDGAYRCMKAALKRAGIDASEIGYINAHGTSTPLGDEIELGAVTRLVGNAAAKIKMSSTKSAIGHLLGAAGAVEAIFSILAIRDQIAPPTRNLDDPSVETALDLVPHKAKPAEIDYALSNSFGFGGTNASLVFKRPEA
- the fabG gene encoding 3-oxoacyl-[acyl-carrier-protein] reductase encodes the protein MFDLTGRFALVTGATGGIGGAIAKALHAQGATVALSGTRREALEALAGELGERAHVLPTDLKDPAAVDALPGAAEAALGGLDILVHNAGITRDNLFLRMKDEEWSDVIQVNLAAGFRLYRAALKGMMKRRYGRLIGITSVVGVTGNPGQGNYAASKAGLIGMSKSLAAEVASRNVTVNCIAPGFIESPMTDALNEKQREGALAHIPAGRFGVGPDVAAAAVYLSASESAYVTGQTLHVNGGMAMI
- the mltG gene encoding endolytic transglycosylase MltG, with translation MALAPQSPRPDDAKPGAPRETAQRPASGTAPKSAPPAKRRRRRRDGALVGYLSGVLTFLTLVAIGVGGVAYWGKSEFDAAGPLTEATTVMIPRNAGIGEIADSLERAGVVSSANVFKAAVGAYGVKDRLRYGEYAFPANISMREAMEIIVSGKSIEHAVTIPEGLTSLQIVDRLRDQDLLTGEIKEAPAEGTLLPETYRFTRGTPREQLLARMKQHREAVVAEIWKNRDPASKLKSPEELVTLASLVEKETGIASERPQVAAVFANRLARGMRLQSDPTIVYGLVGGRGTLGRSLTRADIQSRTPYNTYVVSGLPAGPIANPGRLALEATANPAKTKDLYFVADGSGGHAFAPSLVEHNKNVAKWRQIEKQRGAPADRLAPDEQTPEVTREQADAGAEAVGATGPAASPAASASSSAAPKLKPMKPGQRQPRPQ
- a CDS encoding acyl carrier protein, yielding MSDIAERVKKIVIEHLGVDAEKVTENASFIDDLGADSLDTVELVMAFEEEFGCEIPDDAAETILTVGDATKFLEKNAAQA
- the fabD gene encoding ACP S-malonyltransferase, producing MSIALIFPGQGSQQVGMGRALADNFAAARAVFEEVDASLGESLSATIFEGPEDKLVLTANAQPALMAVSLATLKVLQSETGLDVGRHAAFVAGHSLGEYSALAAAGSLSISDAAKLLRIRGDAMQKAVPVGEGAMAALLGLDLDAARAVADEAAEGEVLAAANDNAPGQVVVSGAKAAVERAIALAKTRGAKRAVLLPVSAPFHCALMQPAADAMREALAGVTISPPAAPLVANVTAGPLTEPEAIRARLVEQVTGAVRWRESVAFMAGAGVTRFYEIGAGKVLSGLVKRIASGATGESVGSPEDVARLKAEAAFSAQG
- a CDS encoding transglutaminase family protein codes for the protein MKIHVGFEIVHTFWQPTPLLAMLNVHPSREKDLLTPDTISASPHVPISVYTDGFGNICSTMLAPAGDFALRADAIVADSGEPDVVAEDAIQLAVEDLPNDTLIYLLGSRYCETDRLVDEAWRLFGNTPKGWRRVQAIVDYAHDRIQFGYGYARATKSAYEANQERKGVCRDFAHLAVTLCRCMNIPARYATGYLGDIGVPVDPAPMDFSAWFEVYLGGRWYTFDARHNHPRIGRIVMGRGRDAADVALTNAFGPNNLKSFKVWCDEVVEPVQTNGAALGSSVPHAT